One Persephonella sp. genomic region harbors:
- a CDS encoding bifunctional oligoribonuclease/PAP phosphatase NrnA, which translates to MEKVIPAIERLKREEGDILLVTHHNPDGDGIGSMLAMYQFLKKQGKNVRMAMKDNVPHIYDFLPYVDKIEKLPINHKFNLAVILDAAGMYRTDAPVYANEYLRIDHHIGGVFESINDYVDPYAPSTTTVVGRLLKAWDEKLIDKDIATCLYTGLITDTGSFKHNIVNEEAFEFAKYLVEKGVDPSYVSSMVFERNKPQTLQLLNKVLSTLRMYEEGKIASLTVRQQFLQETETSEEDTEGFVNFARGIDGVEVAFIMIEKPDHQTWRISIRGKGKVNVQKVAAKCGGGGHRDAAGCRIKGSEEEVREKLIKAIKEEMETQKETAKIN; encoded by the coding sequence CCTGCCATAGAAAGACTTAAAAGAGAAGAAGGAGATATACTGCTGGTCACCCATCACAACCCAGATGGTGATGGTATAGGTAGTATGCTTGCAATGTATCAGTTTTTAAAGAAACAGGGGAAAAATGTCAGAATGGCAATGAAAGATAATGTCCCCCACATATATGATTTCTTGCCTTATGTGGACAAAATAGAAAAACTCCCAATTAACCATAAATTTAATCTGGCTGTTATATTAGATGCAGCAGGAATGTACAGAACTGATGCACCTGTTTATGCAAATGAATATCTCAGAATAGACCATCATATTGGTGGTGTATTTGAAAGCATAAATGATTATGTTGATCCTTATGCACCTTCAACTACAACAGTGGTCGGAAGGCTTCTTAAAGCATGGGATGAGAAGTTGATAGACAAAGATATTGCAACCTGTCTTTATACAGGACTTATCACAGATACAGGTTCTTTCAAACATAACATCGTAAATGAGGAAGCGTTTGAGTTTGCCAAGTATCTGGTAGAAAAAGGAGTTGACCCTTCATATGTATCTTCAATGGTATTTGAAAGAAACAAACCACAGACCCTTCAACTTTTAAATAAAGTGCTATCCACTTTAAGAATGTATGAAGAAGGCAAAATAGCATCTCTTACCGTAAGACAGCAATTCCTTCAAGAAACAGAAACTTCAGAAGAGGATACAGAAGGATTTGTTAATTTTGCAAGAGGAATTGATGGGGTTGAAGTTGCATTCATAATGATAGAAAAACCAGACCATCAGACATGGAGAATTTCAATTAGAGGAAAAGGCAAAGTAAACGTCCAGAAAGTAGCTGCAAAATGCGGTGGTGGCGGCCATAGGGACGCAGCTGGTTGTAGAATAAAAGGCTCAGAAGAAGAAGTGAGAGAAAAACTTATAAAAGCAATTAAAGAAGAAATGGAAACACAAAAAGAAACCGCTAAAATAAATTAG